The following is a genomic window from Ethanoligenens harbinense YUAN-3.
TTTGTGCCTTTTGTCACAAGGTCGTCAATCAGCGTCCCAATATATGCCTGCGCACGCGAAAGCACCAGCGGTACCTCGCCTTTGATCTGCAGCGCTGCGTTGATGCCTGCCATCAATCCCTGCGCCGCAGCTTCTTCATAGCCCGATGTCCCATTGAATTGCCCTGCGCCGTAAAGTCCCTGCACCGCTTTGGTTTCCAGCATCGGCGTAAGCGCCAGCGGATCAATGCAGTCGTATTCGATCGCATAAGCCGTACGCATCATCCGGATGTGATCAAATCCCTTGATAGTGCGCAAAAACTGCATCTGCACTTCTTCCGGCAGCGATGAGGAAATTCCTCCCAGATAAAGTTCCTCTGTATCTTTACCCAGCGGTTCGATAAAGATCTGATGACGCTCCTTGTCGGCAAAGCGCACCACTTTGTCCTCAATGCTGGGGCAATACCGCGGCCCCACACCCTCAATACGCCCGGCATAGAGCGGCGAACGGTGCAGGTTCTCCCGAATGATGTGGTGTGTTTCCGCGTTGGTATAGGCGATATGGCACACAGCAGTATTCTCGCCGGGATTTTCCGTCTCAAAAGAAAATGGTATGACCGGATTGTCCCCCGTCTGCACTTCCAGTGTGGAAAAATCGATACTGGCGCGTTTTACACGCGCCGGTGTACCGGTTTTGAAGCGAAGCAAAGGGAGTCCCAATTTTTGTAAATTATCAGAAAGCAACGATGGTCCGAACATCCCATCCGGCCCGCTTTCATAGGAAACTTCACCGATATGCACCCGCCCGCGCAGATAGGTGCCGGTCGCAATCACCACCGCCCGCACTGTAAACACCGCGCCCAGCCGCGTGACAACGGCGGAAACCGCGCCTTTCCGAACACGGATCTCCACCACTTCGGCCTGTTTGAGATCCAGAAGCGGCGTGGTCTCCAGCACATGCTTCATCCGCGCGTGATAGGCGCGCCGGTCGCATTGCATCCGCAAGGAATGCACGGCGGGACCTTTGCCGCGGTTAAGCAT
Proteins encoded in this region:
- the mnmG gene encoding tRNA uridine-5-carboxymethylaminomethyl(34) synthesis enzyme MnmG; the encoded protein is MEYQAGAYGAAVIGAGHAGIEAALACARLGVPTVLFTLNLDAVANMPCNPSIGGTAKGHLVREIDALGGEMGRAADATFLQSRMLNRGKGPAVHSLRMQCDRRAYHARMKHVLETTPLLDLKQAEVVEIRVRKGAVSAVVTRLGAVFTVRAVVIATGTYLRGRVHIGEVSYESGPDGMFGPSLLSDNLQKLGLPLLRFKTGTPARVKRASIDFSTLEVQTGDNPVIPFSFETENPGENTAVCHIAYTNAETHHIIRENLHRSPLYAGRIEGVGPRYCPSIEDKVVRFADKERHQIFIEPLGKDTEELYLGGISSSLPEEVQMQFLRTIKGFDHIRMMRTAYAIEYDCIDPLALTPMLETKAVQGLYGAGQFNGTSGYEEAAAQGLMAGINAALQIKGEVPLVLSRAQAYIGTLIDDLVTKGTNEPYRMMTSRAEYRLVLRQDNADMRLTPIGYRIGLISDERFVRFKEKQRQIQTERQRTEKIILPPSAKLNAYLEQVGTTPLTTGAKLADLLRRPQVHYDALAPFDLGRPVLPEAVREQVEISVKYEGYIKRENAAIEQMHRLEQRVLPPDIDYRAVSGLRLEAMSKLEAVRPINIAQASRISGVSPADISVLLIYLEQRRGADADCFT